In Trifolium pratense cultivar HEN17-A07 linkage group LG7, ARS_RC_1.1, whole genome shotgun sequence, a genomic segment contains:
- the LOC123896507 gene encoding uncharacterized protein LOC123896507 — MQGRKVARELVFDPEIEKTAKANRKAVRLAREAARLAGVAQESSEEAVSSPNTTDNEANIMAENPPPPPPVVPERMLGDYGQRNNGELANLGFQPRNHVSFDIKNSVLSALKENQYSGAETQCPNLHLEHFYEACDYTDPPGVSESDKRLRLFKYSLTGRAKDWLDTIPPNTINTWQELEMKFMDRYFPIHKYLERRADITSFEQGDSETLYDAWERFKLSLKKCPKHGLDSHTQMQHFTQGLRAQTRMFLDASAGGSLKNKNQTQARELVESMAQNEYRVENDRGAKKKAGMIELDTQTALLAQSTLMNSQMAAVLKHLTSTPNAQMPVMAANEVKCDFCGQGHANGQCFPEGSEEAKYLANFKRNNPKYDPYSNTYNPGWRDHPNFGWGGNQNSNQSQQQSSSQNSQQRRPSQLEDTLTQFIKVTQGNFEAMKVSQDQMKTNQDIANKNHEASIKNLETQVGQLSRQFAATQNNGFEEKE, encoded by the exons ATGCAAGGTAGGAAAGTAGCAAGAGAACTTGTCTTTGATcctgaaatagagaaaacagcTAAAGCAAACAGGAAAGCAGTTCGGTTAGCCCGAGAGGCTGCCCGGTTAGCAGGTGTTGCACAAGAAAGTAGTGAAGAAGCGGTTTCTAGTCCAAACACAACGGACAACGAAGCCAACATCATGGCTGAaaatccaccaccacctccaccagtTGTGCCTGAGAGGATGTTAGGTGACTATGGGCAAAGAAACAATGGAGAGCTTGCCAATCTGGGTTTCCAACCGAGAAATCATGTGTCATTTGATATCAAGAATTCAGTGCTCAGCGCCCTCAAGGAGAATCAATACTCAGGGGCAGAAACACAATGTCCAAATCTCCACCTGGAGCATTTCTATGAAGCTTGTGACTATACAGACCCACCAGGAGTATCTGAATCAGATAAAAGATTAAGGCTTTTCAAGTACTCGTTAACTGGAAGAGCTAAAGACTGGTTGGACACAATACCACCTAACACCATCAATACTTGGCAAGAGCTAGAGATGAAGTTCATGGATAGGTACTTCCCAATTCATAAGTATCTTGAAAGAAGAGCTGACATTACAAGTTTTGAGCAAGGAGACTCCGAAACATTGTATGATGcctgggaaagattcaaactGAGCCTGAAGAAGTGTCCTAAGCATGGGCTTGATAGTCATACTCAAATGCAACATTTCACACAAGGATTGAGAGCTCAAACTAGAATGTTTCTAGATGCATCGGCAGGTGgatctttgaaaaataaaaatcaaactcaagctaGAGAGTTGGTGGAATCCATGGCTCAAAATGAGTACAGAGTTGAAAATGATCGTGGTGCAAAGAAGAAGGCAGGCATGATAGAGCTTGATACTCAAACTGCTCTTTTGGCCCAATCTACATTGATGAATTCTCAAATGGCAGCTGTGTTGAAACACCTCACTAGCACTCCTAATGCCCAAATGCCAGTCATGGCAGCTAATGAAGTGAAATGTGACTTTTGTGGACAAGGGCATGCTAATGGCCAATGTTTTCCTGAAGGGTCAGAAGAGGCAAAGTACCTAGCcaacttcaaaaggaacaaCCCAAAGTATGATCCATATTCAAACACTTATAACCCAGGTTGGAGAGATCATCCAAACTTTGGTTGGGGAggaaatcaaaactcaaatcaatctcaacaacaatcTTCTTCACAAAACTCTCAACAAAGGAGACCTTCTCAATTAGAGGATACACTTACTCAATTCATAAAGGTGACTCAAGGGAACTTCGAAGCTATGAAGGTTAGCCAAGATCAAATGAAAACCAACCAAGATATTgccaacaagaatcatgaagcttcaattAAGAACTTGGAAACTCAAGTTGGACAATTGTCAAGGCAATTCGCGGCTactcaaaataatggttttgaAG AAAAAGAGTGA
- the LOC123900065 gene encoding peroxidase P7-like, with translation MATFIKLFVTLSMLSLLACSTNAQLVNNFYGKTCPSLQTIVRTEMTKAIKNEARIGASILRLFFHDCFVNGCDGSILLDDTSTFTGEKNAAPNKNSARGFEVIDTIKTSVEASCNATVSCADILALATRDGVFLLGGPTWEVPLGRRDARTASQSAANSQIPSPFSDLSTLTTMFQNKGLTASDLTVLSGAHTIGQGECQFFRTRIYNETNIETTFATSRKANCPVSGGDTNLAPLDTLTPTSFDNNYYKDLVASKGLFHSDQVLFNNGSQDSLVSTYSTNGAKFSSDFALAMIKLSKISPLTGTNGEIRKNCRLVN, from the exons atggCTACCTTTATTAAACTATTTGTCACACTCTCTATGCTTTCTCTCTTAGCTTGTTCTACCAATGCACAACTTGTTAATAACTTCTATGGCAAAACTTGTCCAAGCCTTCAAACCATTGTTCGTACTGAAATGACCAAAGCTATAAAAAATGAAGCTCGGATTGGTGCTTCTATACTTCGTTTGTTCTTCCATGATTGCTTCGTCAAT GGATGCGATGGATCAATCTTATTGGATGACACTTCCACGTTCACCGGCGAGAAAAATGCAGCACCAAACAAAAATTCAGCTAGGGGTTTTGAAGTGATTGATACAATTAAAACTAGTGTTGAAGCTTCTTGCAATGCTACCGTATCTTGTGCTGATATTCTTGCACTTGCAACAAGAGATGGAGTTTTTCTG CTTGGAGGACCAACATGGGAAGTACCACTAGGAAGAAGAGACGCAAGAACAGCAAGTCAAAGTGCAGCCAACAGCCAAATCCCATCACCATTTTCTGACCTCTCAACACTCACTACAATGTTTCAAAACAAAGGTCTAACAGCAAGTGATCTCACTGTCCTTTCTGGTGCACACACCATAGGACAAGGAGAATGTCAATTTTTCCGAACTCGAATTTACAACGAAACCAACATTGAAACAACCTTTGCAACTTCAAGAAAAGCAAATTGTCCTGTTTCTGGTGGTGACACTAATTTAGCACCTCTTGATACTCTTACTCCAACTAGTTTTGACAACAATTACTATAAAGACCTTGTTGCTAGTAAAGGTCTTTTCCATTCTGATCAAGTTCTTTTCAATAATGGATCTCAAGATAGTTTGGTTAGCACTTATAGTACCAATGGTGCTAAGTTTTCTAGTGACTTTGCTCTTGCTATGATCAAATTGAGTAAAATTAGTCCTCTCACCGGGACTAATGGAGAGATTAGAAAGAATTGTAGGCTTGTTAATTAA
- the LOC123899466 gene encoding probable serine/threonine-protein kinase PBL23 produces the protein MVEDKDYGRKAKIAVVAIVVLASLAVFAFFVAFAYYCYISNKVSKRRRKNHKVEDANVNEKSDFANLQVVAEKGLRVFTFKQLHSATGGFSKSNVVGHGGFGLVYRGVLNDGRKVAIKLMDQAGKQGEEEFKVEVELLSRLHSPYLLALLGYCSDHNHKLLVYEFMANGGLQEHLYPISNNNSSVVSVNLDWETRLRIALEAAKGLEYLHEHVSPPVIHRDFKSSNILLDKKFHAKVSDFGLAKLGSDRVGGHVSTRVLGTQGYVAPEYALTGHLTTKSDVYSYGVVLLELLTGRVPVDMKRPPGEGVLVTWALPLLTDREKVVKIMDPSLEGQYSMKDVIQVAAIATMCVQPEADYRPLMADVVQSLVPLVKTQRSNSKLGSCSSFNSPKLSPGPTQYPVNANM, from the exons atgGTGGAAGATAAAGATTATGGAAGAAAGGCCAAGATTGCAGTTGTAGCAATTGTTGTACTTGCTTCTCTTGCTGTCTTTGCTTTTTTTGTTGCCTTTGCTTACTATTGTTACATCAGTAACAAGGTTTCCAAGCGTAGGCGCAAAAACCATAAAG TCGAAGATGCCAATGTTAACGAGAAAAGTGACTTTGCAAACCTGCAAGTTGTTGCCGAGAAAGGACTTCGGGTGTTCACTTTCAAGCAGTTACATTCTGCCACCGGAGGATTCAGCAAGTCAAATGTGGTTGGTCATGGTGGATTTGGACTTGTTTACCGTGGAGTTCTCAATGATGGAAGGAAGGTTGCGATTAAATTGATGGATCAAGCTGGAAAGCAAGGAGAAGAAGAGTTTAAAGTCGAG GTTGAATTGCTAAGTCGGTTGCATTCTCCATATTTGCTTGCATTGCTTGGATACTGCTCTGATCATAATCATAAGCTGCTGGTGTATGAATTTATGGCGAATGGTGGCCTTCAGGAACATCTTTATCCTATCAGCAATAACA ATTCGAGTGTCGTGTCTGTTAATCTAGATTGGGAAACTCGATTAAGAATAGCACTTGAAGCTGCCAAGGGTTTGGAATATCTTCATGAACATGTCAGTCCTCCCGTGATTCACAGAGATTTTAAGAGCAGCAACATCCTCTTGGACAAAAAATTTCATGCTAAAGTTTCTGATTTTGGATTAGCAAAGCTTGGATCTGATAGAGTCGGTGGACACGTTTCAACTCGCGTTTTAGGCACTCAGGGATACGTTGCCCCCGA ATATGCACTAACAGGGCATTTAACAACAAAATCAGATGTGTACAGTTATGGTGTTGTACTTTTGGAGCTTCTAACCGGCAGAGTGCCAGTTGATATGAAGAGACCTCCGGGAGAAGGCGTACTCGTTACTTGG GCTTTGCCACTTTTGACTGATAGAGAAAAGGTTGTAAAGATTATGGATCCATCATTGGAGGGGCAGTACTCAATGAAAGATGTTATCCAAGTAGCGGCGATTGCGACAATGTGTGTGCAACCAGAAGCAGATTATAGGCCTCTCATGGCTGATGTTGTGCAGTCTTTGGTTCCATTGGTGAAGACTCAAAGATCCAACTCAAAACTAGGCAGCTGCTCTAGTTTCAATTCCCCTAAGTTGTCTCCTGGCCCTACTCAATATCCAGTTAATGCAAATATGTGA